The following are from one region of the Stanieria sp. NIES-3757 genome:
- a CDS encoding alanine dehydrogenase, whose amino-acid sequence MEIGVPKETKDQEFRVGLTPSSVGVLIQNNHVVFVETGAGVGAGFSDRDYVAVGAKIVDNAAMAWERELVVKVKEPLKSEYEYIQAGQLLFTYLHLAADRALTECLVKSGVTAIAYETVEFDDGRLPLLTPMSIIAGRLSVQFGARYLEKQQGGRGVLLGGIPGVRPGRVVILGGGVVGTEAAKIAVGMGARVQIIDINVERLAYLETLFGSRVELLYSSPAQIEAVVAEADLLIGAVLVVGKKAPILVNRNLVKQMHPGSVIVDVAVDQGGCVETLRPTSHTNPIYIEEEVVHFGVPNMPGAVPWTSTQALNNSTLPYVLKLANFGLNALSKDTALAKGLNVKNYQIIHPAVQEVFPDLA is encoded by the coding sequence ATGGAAATAGGTGTTCCCAAAGAAACTAAAGACCAAGAATTTCGCGTTGGCTTGACTCCAAGTAGCGTAGGAGTACTAATTCAAAACAATCATGTTGTTTTTGTTGAAACCGGTGCTGGTGTTGGTGCTGGTTTTAGCGATCGCGATTATGTAGCAGTAGGAGCAAAAATTGTTGATAATGCTGCAATGGCTTGGGAGCGAGAATTAGTAGTTAAAGTAAAAGAACCCCTTAAAAGTGAATATGAATATATCCAAGCTGGACAATTATTGTTTACTTATCTTCATTTAGCAGCAGATCGAGCTTTGACTGAATGTTTAGTTAAATCTGGAGTAACCGCGATCGCTTATGAAACAGTAGAATTTGATGATGGCAGATTACCGTTACTCACTCCCATGAGTATTATTGCAGGACGTTTATCAGTACAATTTGGTGCTAGATATTTAGAAAAGCAACAGGGAGGAAGAGGAGTATTATTAGGTGGTATTCCCGGAGTACGTCCTGGGAGAGTAGTTATTCTTGGTGGTGGAGTAGTCGGAACAGAAGCAGCTAAAATTGCGGTAGGCATGGGAGCGCGAGTTCAAATTATTGATATTAATGTCGAGCGTCTGGCTTATTTAGAAACTCTGTTTGGTTCTCGCGTAGAATTACTTTATAGTAGTCCTGCCCAAATTGAAGCAGTTGTTGCTGAAGCAGATTTATTAATTGGTGCGGTATTGGTAGTAGGTAAAAAAGCACCTATTTTAGTTAATCGTAATTTAGTCAAACAAATGCATCCAGGTTCGGTAATTGTTGATGTTGCAGTAGACCAAGGTGGTTGTGTCGAAACTTTACGCCCTACCTCTCATACTAATCCTATTTATATTGAAGAAGAAGTGGTTCATTTTGGCGTTCCCAATATGCCTGGTGCTGTACCTTGGACTTCTACACAAGCATTAAATAATAGTACTTTGCCCTATGTATTGAAGTTAGCTAATTTTGGCTTAAATGCTTTGAGTAAAGATACTGCTTTAGCTAAAGGGTTGAATGTCAAAAATTATCAAATTATTCATCCTGCTGTCCAAGAAGTTTTTCCCGATTTAGCATAG